AAAAACGCCGTGATCGAAAGCCTGCAGGAGCAAGTGAGCAGCGCCAAGGAGAAGCTGATGAGGCTGATGTCTGCCGAGAGCGGCTGCGACCCCTGCGCGCCGCCGGCGGCTCCCTGCACCCGGGGTGCGGGGCAGTGTGGGGATGCACCGGGGGACTGCTGCCCCCCGGATCCGGAGCGGGATGGGTGGCAGCCTCCCCGCGTGCTGGGCACACCGGCTCTTTGCAGCGATGCTCAGGACCTCCAGAAACCTGTGAGCCACGAGCCTGTTTGCTCTCGGACGCTGCTTTTTGACATGGGAGATGGCCTTGAGTGTGGCTTGAAAGATGCCTGGAAGCACGGGACGcctgcggggcaggggcagcctccGGAGCAGCTGCCGGGCCAGGACATCGCAGCTGGCGTGGCCTGGGAGTCGTCCCCCAAAGTCAGCTACGTGAGCAGCGAGAAGCTGCGGGAAATCTTGCAAGAGCTGAGCCTGGATGGCAAAACCTACAGCCCGGCCTTACCTGGGGGGCCCCCACATGGCAGCCAGGGCCCCCAGGGCGAGCAGGGAGGAACGTGGGGGGCCCAGGAGGGCTACCCAGGCATCCACACGCCCCTCAGCCCCTACCtggcgaggcggcggcggaggatCCCGGTGCCCCCCGCCTCCACTCACTTCCCTGGACATGTGTCCCCTCGTGCCAGCCGCAGGGTGAAGGAGGTGGGCGGCTGGGGTCGTGGGGACTCGGCACGTATctccctggggagggaaggggagatggCTGGCGAAGGGCTCCTTCACCCGCCAGCACCGTCCCCTCCAGCCATCCCTGGGGAGGTCTGCTGCCAGCCAGAGGGATGGCCAGGATGGCTGGAGTCCCAGGGCGCTTCCCCGTGCATCCTGcgggagcagcggcggcggcagggcgcCCCAAGGGGACCTGCTGAGCCCTCCCTGCGCTCGCTGTACTATTACCCGGACTCcgactccagcagcagcagctctgaggagaTGTTTCATGGCTGCCACCGGCCCTGCTGCGAGGTCTGCTTCCAGAGCCCGCGCGGCTCCCTGGGCAGCAGTAGCACGGACACGGACACAGAGCCCAGCAGCTGCACGGGCCACCGGACAGAGCACCATGGTGGGCCCCAGCCTGTGGTGAATTTCAAAGAAGATCTGAAGCCCACCTTTGTGTGACTGGGAGCACCCCTGCCCCAAAGGCAAGTGCCCTCCCGCCCCCAAAACACTGCGTGTTTTCAGCGATGCTAAAGCCACACGTCCCTCCGAGGGATGCGTCTTGCTCCGGCATCTGGGGGTCGGGAATAAATCTTGCCCCGCTCTGGGTTGCTGTTGTAGTCCCAGCCTGGTCAGCGGTGACTTGTGTTTGGCTGAGAGGTGGTTGGCAGCATTTGGGGAGGTGGCAGTGGTTTTGTCCCGACTGCTCCAGGCAGCTGCTTGCACCCCGCAGATACCTGGCACATCTGTCCATCCCAGTGACAGCAGTGGAAAGACTGGGGCTGGGTGGCCTGCAAGAACCCAAACTTCATCATCTTAGAGGGCTTTCCCTGCAGGCGCTGGGTGATTCGCACTGGCGGGGAGCAGCACCGCATCTCGGAAACGTGTGGCTTGTTGCacacagcagacagacagacatacagAGGACTCCTTCCCCGAGGCTAACGAGCCTTCCACCAGCATCACACCCAGCTGGAGATGGGAGACAGCCGGACACCAGGAGCGCTTGCAGGCTGCCGCTCGCCTGGGGCACGCTGCTCCCTCAGCAAAGCAAGGACCTTGGAGCGGGGTGCGCGCCGGAGACTTTCGGGGCAgtttttttttggtagcatcTGAGTGAGAAAATGGAGTCCAAAGGTGACATCCCTGGAGGTGTCTTTGCATTTTGTGTAGTTCAGTTGCATGGTCATAAGTGAGACTTGGGTCAGAGCCGAAGAGAAGGACAAGCTAGCAATTGTAAAAGAGGATCTGAaaaggtttctcttttctttttttgccttgtttttctggGGCTTGTGCCATTCTGTATGCCTTTGTATGGACAACATAGTCTGGAATGAGGTTTGTTTAAATTAATACGGtctgtttaatttttatcttAGAAATATCAAGAACAGTAAATCCAGTGTGCCTGCTTTTTTGTGAAGGCATTTCAGCGTGTCGTTGCCTCCACGGAGAAGTCAGGAGTGCTAAGACCTGGTGCCCAGTGCGTTAAAAATCCCCCTAGAGAAAGGCTTTGTTAAAAGGGCGGGTGACAGAGGAATCCCAAACCCAAACTGTACATTAGTAGTGCCCTCTCTGTTATCCTTTACAATGGTGAAATCcctcaccagggacttcacctgtgtcaccttttttccccattgccGCCACGGTTTTCCAAGCTTGCTGAATTTCTAGGGCAAATCACCAAAGCCGATAATCTTACGGGGAACGATATTCCCACAGCCCCTCTCCGCTCCTAAAATGGAAACACCCCAGAAGGTGATCCCAATTGTTTTTTGTCACCTTTAGCTAGCAGAAACCAGTTTCCTTCGGTTTTTCTTTCACAGCTGTCTGAGCACTTCACTGGCTCTAGCCTGGGTGAAATGCATTGACTGGGTGTCTCCTACCGCTGCGGGGCAAATCAGCAgcggggggctggaggcagagaagCCCAGACGGGGCGCGAGTGTGGAACATCTCCTGAGAGGAAGGCTGCCAGAGAAGCCCTTGCTGGCGTGGAGGAATGCTGAACAAGCAGGAGGTGGGTAGAAAGGGATGCAGCAGCGTGCCACTCCACATCACTCTATTGGGCACCCCCAAAAAGCGGTTTTTATCATCCGAATCCAGGCTGTGCCACACCGAAGCCGCAGGGAGCTCGTGTAGAGCCAGAAAGCGCTGTACGGCCTGGCCCCAGGGGAGCAGGAGCACCCTGCGAGCATGCAGCGGCCGGTGTTTTATTTATAACCATCAATTTATTCGACAGGCCCGGAGCGCGTCTGCGGAGCCGGGATGCCGGCGGGGAGACCCCCGGGCTGCACAGCCCCGGGCGGGGGCCTCTGGCTGCCCTCTCCCGGGGCGAGgccgggggagcccggggggtCGCTGGAGGTGGGGCTCGGgtggctccctccctccccgccccggggctggggaaaAGCCGGCTGCAGTTTTGCAGCGCTCgcagcaggggctgctgctgccacgcCGGGTGCGCCAGCAAACCTCAAGTGCCCCACGCGGCGCATTCCATGGCATCCCCACGCTGGGACAACGGGTGGGACAGGGAGTGGCTGGGACACTCTAGGGACCCTGTTAAATATGGGGCAAAGCCACTTTTCCAAATTGGGGCTGATTTTTCCCCAGCCCAAAGCATGTTTAGGGTAGCACTTTGCCCTGGGGCTAGGAAATATTGCAGCATGGTCATAGGAGATGATCAACCATGAAGCCGCCTGGAAGCAGCTGATATAAAATTTAACTTAAAATCCACTAGTGAATGCGGAAAAACTCTCCAGAAGACTTTGAACCTATGGTTTGTTTGGAAACTCATCACTGGAATTTGGGGCAATGGCTTTTCTGTCTGGTGACCAGCAGCCGTGACCTGAAAACTGCACATCATGTGGGTGCACCTActaagaaggccaacagcatcccggcttgtatcagaaagagtgtggccagcaggagcagggaggtgatcgtgcccctgtactcggcactggtgaggccgcacctcgaatactgtgttcagttttgggtccctcactacaagaaggacattgaggggctggagcgtgtccagagaagggcaacgaagctggtgaaggatctggagcacaagtcttatgaggagtagctgagggagctgggactgtttagcctggagaagaggaggctgaggggagacctcatggcactctacagctacctgaaaggaggttgtagtgaggtgggtgttggtctcttctcccaagtagcaagtgataggacgagaggaaacggccttaagttgcaccaggggaaCTTTAAAcgggatatcaggaaaaatttcttcaccgaaagggttgtcaagccttggaacaggctgcccagggaagtgcttgtgTCACCagccctggaggtatttaaaagacgtgtagatgtggtgcttagggacatggtttagtggtggacttggcagtgccaggttaacggttgaactcgatgatgttaagggtcttttccaacctaaatgattctataattctactTTCTACACACGCACAGAAGGCTGATGCAGTTCATAACGTGCAAAAAAACCTCACTGGTCCTTTTGATGACTCTTAGTTCTGGCCTCCCCCTGTATCTAGCAAGGAATATGCGTTTGATTCAGGTGGGGAAGAGTCAAAGCACCGTGTGATGGATTGGGCTGGCTGCACATGAGAAGAAAGGACAGAGTGAGATGGTGGGCTGCCTTTCATTGCCATTACTATTACGGGATCTTTGCATCAGGCATTGCACAAGGCACACAGAGGAGCCTTCGTGCTGCTTAACTTCAGGCACCTGACCTAGGCACTGAATTCGGCATTTGGTTCCCCCACAGCTCTTCGTGCAGTCTTTGGAGCAGCCTGCCTCTCCCCATTAAGCCATTCAAAGCATCTTAATTAGGGCTTTGCCCTGAATCCAAGGTTTCTGAGCAGCTGTAGGGGCAGCGGTGCATGGCCTGTGAAGGCAGAGAGGTAGACTGGGAGAGCTGAGAAGAAGGCTTGTGCAGCAGGACCAGGAGTGCCCTGGTTTATAACTATTTTTCTTGCCACTGATGATGGATATAGCCTAAAGAGAGCCGTCTCTCACCCAGGGGGGCCTGTAGAATCAATATCCCACGTGAGCAATTCCTTCTCCAACGTATCTGCTGTATCAATCTGTTCCCCTTAGGAAAGGCTGTGCCTCTTTGCAGTTCAAGGCAGAAGCTTTCATCTtacagaaatcaaaatgaaagataAGTGACTGGAAGAAGGTCCGCTGCCTCCTCCCAGGTGAGTGCTGGACTCACCATCTCTACAAATGTGCTCATGGCACTTCAGGGCACGTGAGAAACTCCTGTGACCCAGAAGCTACAGAGCAGCCCTTGGCAATCCCATACACCTTATCCCAGCACCCTATTCCCATCCAAGCAGCATCTGCCAGCAGAGAGGTTGCCTATTCCAATGACACATGGGGCAGCCACAGCAGTTAATGCTGATGAGGTCCTTTGAACGTTTTTAGCTTCCTGAGCCATGTTTCCAAGCCATCCTTCCCCTGCTAGCCGTGCATCTCCGCAAGCTCCAGCTCCGCGACTCCCGCTGCTGTCTGCAAACTGTAGGAAGAGATGACAAGTCCAACCTCAGCCAGCATCCCTGAGACTGCTACGCACAGTGCGATGGGAGATGCTCCACTGAGCAGAGCCTTTCCCTGTCCACGGGCCCCTTTACAGATGCTGCTCTTCAGTTTAAAAGCTCTGCAGCCTCCACCCACTCCCCCTGGCCCCAGCAGTGCATCGGCACCTCTGTGCCCCTTCCTTGCTGACGGCTGTTTAGGAAGGGTCACGACACAGCCACTGTATGTCTGCTTGCTGGGCCTTGGCAGGAGCCAGGAAGGCAGGAAGCCTTGAGGCTCTTGCGCCGCAACCACCTGCCATCGCTCAGTCTGCCTCCGTTACCCTGTCAGCCTGCGACTGTTTAGGAAATAACAAAATTGATCTCGACTGTGATTCAGCtgcctggtttaaaaaaaaaaaagggaaaaaagaagagctttGTTAGCCATGGCAGAGGGCGATTAAGCCAGGCTTTCTGGGAGAAGAGTGCTGATTGTTGGCATGGAAGTTTCCCACTGCCTTGTGTTGGCGTTAGCAGCTGGGCTCTGCGGGGAACCTCTCACTCTGAGCTTTGATACCAGGGGCAGTTACTAGAAATAATGGGTATTTGAAGTACTGCAAGAGGGGAAAACCCACAGGTGTCCTTGTCCCAGAGTAACCGGACTGTGCGACCCGTGGAGACGGTGGCCGTACAGTGGTGCCATATCTGTGAGGGACATTCCTGTAGCAAAGTGGGGAGCAGCAGTGGGGGGCCCTAGGTCTCCAAGTAGCCTGGGCTGTAAGTTTTGAGGAGGTTAAGGGCACCCACATCTGCACATGACCCCCACAGGTCCAGAAGAAGCTCCAGGAAAGTCTACCTCAAGTCCAACAGTCATGAGGGCTGTGGAGAAGCACTCTCCTCCTAAGCAATGTTACTCTCCTGATCCCAGAAACCAGGCCTGTCTCTTACCCAGTTTTTCATGGGTGTCTTCTACTTGGCCTCTACCTCTAGCTATGTACTACTgaaactgcagctgctgctgttaccCCACGGTCTACTCTGAGAgccagggcagcagagctgtAGATGTCCAGTTGTGAGGCATCAAACGCATCAGTGTAAGCTGCATCCTAATTGCTGACCTTGTGCTGCAGACAGTGATCTCATCCTTGGGGGACCTTTCTGCTACATTATATGATCATGCCCTGTGGAAATAATCCCGGCACACACCTGGCTGAGCAAGCGCATGGGATACCTCCACATAGTTCCAAGCAGTGAGTTTCTTTCCCATATTAAAATTATGTATCGAAGCTGCTGGAGCGCGTTCACCTCAGAGCGTGTACCTCTTGGTGCCTACAGTGAGGTCTCTTGCTTTTGTGCCCACGCCATCCCCTGTCCCCTGCGTAGAGGAGCCTGTAGCTCAGCTGGTTTTCTTCTAACTCAGGCATCCGTAGCTTTATGCTTTGTGCTGCCAGAGCACAGTCATTTACatatggatttgatttttttttttggtcctggaGGTTCTTGCAGACAGGATGGGTGCAAGGGACTTTGTCCTGCCAGGCAGCCATATAAAGCACTTGGTGACTCAGCATTTACTGCGCCCTACACAGATTGCTCTGTTATCATACCAACAGGAATGCGGGGCTAGAAGGGATCATATTCCCCGGCTATGACAAGCACTGAGTCATAAAGTCCCTCTCCTTAATTTATCACAGTCCATCTTAAGAGTCATCGGGAATTTTCTTGGCAGGTTATTCCAGAACCTCACTCTGACGGAAACTTGTTTCTGATTTGCAGCCCACATTTTTTCATAGCCTATTTTTATCTACTTGTTCTCATGCCAATGCTGTCTTCTAGTTAGTAGCTGTTCTTCCTTCTTGTTCTCTAACCTACTCTCTTACATGCCGATGAAGAACGTGGCCTTTTCTTCCCAAGATCCCTGGTCAACTCGGAGAAGAGACTGTCTGTTTCTAGTTCCCTCTAGCAGCTCATACCTGCTCCTCTGTCAGTCTGCAGGGAGGCACTGAAGGAGAGCCCTGGTTGCATCGCGACCGGGACGTACTCTTCCCATGGCAGCGATGTGAGGATGGCTGTATACActgctccctgcctccagctgcagagcaCTCGGTACGGAGTTTGGCAAGATGCTAGGACAGGATCACGCTCACCTTTTGAAAAGCGCATGAGAAGAAATACTCGTTGGTAGTTAGGATGTCAGAAAGGCAGGCCAGAAGCAGGCAAATTTCCTGTGGGTCAGCAGGATCTTGACATTTTCTCTGCAAGTCTGCAGTAGACATGGGGTTCCCAGCACCCATCGGGTGCTAGGTTTACCAGCAGTATTTTGGTATGCTCACAGAGTAAGGCCTGTCCATCCATGCTTCCTCCCAACACACCTCCTGCAAGCGCCGAGAGGTGCATCTGTGACTGGCAGGTGCAGAAACCCTGAAGAGCTTTTGCTTCTTGGAGCTTCCCATGGCTTAGGAAATCCGTAAGGACCCAAGTTCCTTAGGAAGCCCCTGGCACCTCTCAGGGGGCCCGTAGGAAGGGAAAACGAAGGCACACCCTGCGCAGTGTCCTGATGACATGATCCAACACAGGAATGGCATGGACATTTTATTGGACAAGGTGAATATAACTAGCAGGGCACCCTTCTGGAGCTGTGTGCTGGTTCCCAGACAATTACATCTCCTATCTAACCCAAATGAGTTGGGCGATATTTCAAATCAAAGAGAACTGCAGGAGTAATATTAGCTGATGCAATCGCACCTTGAATTTACAGCAGTGCTAGGCAGATCCATGAACAGTGGGATACTCTGTACATGATTACAGCAAATTCAAGCCCTTGTTTGAAAGCAgctggtttttggttggtttttttttaacagtcccCCAAATACAGGTGCTGGA
This genomic interval from Calonectris borealis chromosome 1, bCalBor7.hap1.2, whole genome shotgun sequence contains the following:
- the LOC142089675 gene encoding putative G-protein coupled receptor 156 isoform X1, with the translated sequence MEPEFNCSELCDGSSSFGSQEQQLQELCTVTVTSSDRSGKSSPSFSAALLGVVWTFLTGGVLLALFFLVFTIRFRKNRIVKMSSPNLNIVTLLGSGLTYTSAYLFGIQEQSLPSGDWVEKLIQVRLCLLCVGTSLVFGPVVGKSWRLYKVFTQRVPDKRVIIKDLQLLAMVAVLVLADAVLLLTWVFSDPVQCFRSLSVSLRATEKGMTCSVSRVQSCASLYSDLWLVLILGFKSILLLYGTYLAGLTDNVSSPPVNQSLTLIVGVNLVFLAASTVCLVHRFFRAWHNLLFGFTSGGIFVCTTTINCFIFVPQLKQWKAFEEESQTVSHMAKYFTSPSRSCRSVYSEEQLYQLIGEKNSMKRLLTEKNAVIESLQEQVSSAKEKLMRLMSAESGCDPCAPPAAPCTRGAGQCGDAPGDCCPPDPERDGWQPPRVLGTPALCSDAQDLQKPVSHEPVCSRTLLFDMGDGLECGLKDAWKHGTPAGQGQPPEQLPGQDIAAGVAWESSPKVSYVSSEKLREILQELSLDGKTYSPALPGGPPHGSQGPQGEQGGTWGAQEGYPGIHTPLSPYLARRRRRIPVPPASTHFPGHVSPRASRRVKEVGGWGRGDSARISLGREGEMAGEGLLHPPAPSPPAIPGEVCCQPEGWPGWLESQGASPCILREQRRRQGAPRGPAEPSLRSLYYYPDSDSSSSSSEEMFHGCHRPCCEVCFQSPRGSLGSSSTDTDTEPSSCTGHRTEHHGGPQPVVNFKEDLKPTFV